A single genomic interval of Lentimicrobium saccharophilum harbors:
- a CDS encoding bactofilin family protein — protein sequence MAKNTLPEPPQSANLIQSGTFITGDIESNGNIRIDGTLKGTVTAGGKVILGSTGTVEGDIICINADIEGKVNGTIRVKELLSFKATALVNGEIMTDKLAIEPGARFTGTCRMDTNTPDTIPAQHYAEAEQQ from the coding sequence ATGGCAAAAAATACGCTACCAGAACCTCCGCAATCCGCAAACCTGATTCAGTCGGGAACTTTCATTACCGGCGATATTGAATCGAATGGCAATATCAGGATTGACGGCACACTGAAAGGAACTGTTACTGCAGGAGGAAAGGTAATTCTGGGTTCTACCGGAACCGTTGAAGGCGATATTATCTGCATCAACGCAGATATCGAAGGAAAAGTAAACGGAACCATCAGGGTAAAGGAACTGCTCTCTTTCAAGGCAACCGCCCTGGTGAACGGCGAAATCATGACCGACAAACTTGCCATTGAACCGGGGGCAAGATTTACGGGCACTTGCCGGATGGATACCAATACCCCTGATACCATCCCGGCTCAGCATTATGCCGAGGCCGAACAACAA